CTGGCGTGGGGGGCGGGCGCCGCCGCCGTCCTGCTGTGCCTGGCGGTGACCGTCACGGCCCACACGCTCGTCACCGCGCGCGCCCTGCGCGCCCTGCGGGCCTCGGAGGCCGAGCGCTTCACCGCGGAGACCTCCCGGCTGGTCTCCACGTCCGCCGCCGAGGCCCAGCGCTACACCGCCGAGACCGCCCGCATCAGGGCGGCCGCCTCCGCCGAGACCGCGCGGGCCACCGCCGAGGCCGCCGAGCACCTCGCCCGGGTGACCACCGAGACCCAGGAGCGGCTCGACCGGCTGACCGCCGAGAACGCCCGGCTCGCCGAACGCGCCCGGCGCAGCGAGACCGAGCGCGCCGCCGCCGTCGCCGCCTGTGCCAACGCGGCCGGCCGTATGCAGGCCCTGGCCACCAGCATGCTGGCCGACCTGCGCGAGATGGAGCACCGGCACACCGCCGAGGACGTCCTGGGCGACCTGCTCCACCTGGACCACCGCACCGCCCAGGCGGGCCGGCTCGCCGACTCCATCGCGGTGCTGACCGGGGCGCGCTCCGGGCGCCGCTGGGCCAAGCCGATCGTCATGGAGTCGATCCTGCGCGGGGCGATGGGCCGCATCGGTGGCTACCAGCGCATCCGCCTGCACTCCACCAGCGACGTGGCGATCGCCGGCCACGCCGCCGAGGGTGTGATGCACGCGCTGGCCGAGCTCCTCGACAACGCCGCCAACTTCTCGCCGCCCACCGCCGAGGTGCACGTGTACGTCGAGGAGGTGCCGGCGGGCGTCGTCATCACCGTCGAGGACAGCGGGCTGGTGATGAGC
This DNA window, taken from Streptomyces nitrosporeus, encodes the following:
- a CDS encoding sensor histidine kinase, which codes for MRPSIRPTALALLISAAVTGALSLWAVASAPGSVRTPLAWGAGAAAVLLCLAVTVTAHTLVTARALRALRASEAERFTAETSRLVSTSAAEAQRYTAETARIRAAASAETARATAEAAEHLARVTTETQERLDRLTAENARLAERARRSETERAAAVAACANAAGRMQALATSMLADLREMEHRHTAEDVLGDLLHLDHRTAQAGRLADSIAVLTGARSGRRWAKPIVMESILRGAMGRIGGYQRIRLHSTSDVAIAGHAAEGVMHALAELLDNAANFSPPTAEVHVYVEEVPAGVVITVEDSGLVMSDVQLRRAERAVSAHHQDLTGLSGTRLGLAVVGRLARKHGLTVSFRPSARGGTGALMMLPQDLISRTVVPATAPAVAAASAARPEPEPDHATAFAGDAPAAPDAASPAAPAPGSPEPASTGRNSSESTGSVPQFGESGLPRRRRGRTLAAAEARNGNATPGGADSPRPRTTDPKVQAARFSTFSQAVRASSPHPEGNTP